The DNA segment GTGAGTGAAGATTCTCCTGATAAGATGGAATATTCTCGAAGGAGTCGCGCGCGCGCTCGTCTTCGCGCTAGCAAAAGAGGGAAttttgtaggcaaccaacgATTCCTGAAGAGGTATGTTGGGCGAAAAACCAAGGGTGACAAGCGCTCCCATGCAACACgatgaaaacaatttgcaaAAACACGAGAACAACCAACAACCACCAATAGTCAACACAGAACTAGTGTGTTGACTTGAATTTGAACCTGGAGAAAATCCTCATGGTTTTTTCCTTCAGGATTTCCTTGGGGAAAATCTTCTCCGTGTGTGGGCGAGGGTTCGGTAGAGGAAAtccctcactgcgttcggcagccaatctaccagccgcagcacataaaacttcatttttgctcctcataacatattAACCGAGTATTTGATTAGAGCAAGGACAAACACTAATTCGATTGTGTTATAAACAACTAAAACAAGGTTCAGAGCCActtcttttttcttctaatttaCATAACCAGATTCCCGTCGTAAAAATCTACATTATATGCATATTGCAACATTAACATTTATTAAAGTCAAAACGAATCTTGTGTTTCGAAGAGAAGATTCTATCTGAAATGTAAGTACACACGATAATCTTGCATGCTACGAAAGTTAggataaaacttcatttcAAAGTAAACTAAACTCACTGTAATTACGTCACGCGCAGAAACATTTGAAAATGGACTTGCTGTTAGTAACACcggaagaaaagaagaaaattcatGAGTACTACAACGTGGAcgagaaagaaataaaagaagACGTCATGATGATCAAATCTTGGAAAGAGAAACAACCTCACTTGCCGGACACACTGACAGGTGaagatttttttagttttcacACCATTTCAGAtgactttttattttagatgaTTTGATCGAGAAAATTTTACTAAGAAACAAGTTTCGAGTGGAACGGACCAAACACAAATTGGACAACTATTATTCCCTTCGAGGCCTCTACAAAGACCTTAttcaaaatttggaaaaggtGATCCCGTCACAAGAAGCCACGTAAAGTATTATtgcatttaaatattttctgcacaaatataaattataaaactaGTCCATGATGATGTGAACTTGTTTattgcaaatttaattaacaccATAAACGTCCTCTTtttatcaattaattaaaattaataggaTTATTGAAAGCTATTTTTATATGAAAAACATGCTTTCTTCAAAACATCATTCTACCACCTTTCCCTACGTATGGCAACTCGTTTAATACTTAGGCCAAGAACGTTATATTTAAagttttctgaaaaaaaaaatcaaacaagaACACCCAAGTGCTTGTTCGGTACATGAAAATTTTATCAcgactattattattttatacttagTTATTTATATGATTTCTATTCGATTtgtttcttttcctttatCACTTCTAAAATGGTGTTTCTACACCTCTTTGCTTTGAAAGCACATTCAGCGGACTTGACATTAAATGAATAATTCCAGGGATTGatttaaaaccaaattaatttattattttccacttTAGCACATACCTTCCTCTACCAAAACTAACACCGAATTTAGAAAGACTGgtaatagtaaaaataatGGACGCTGATCCAGACCATTACGAAGTCATCGATCTCGTGAAATTTACCATAGCTGTGCAAGAAGTGCGTCTATTATACGACCACGATGTCGGAACTAGAATTATTTACGACGCCAAAGGCGTTACCCTCAGACACATGATGAAATGGAATCCTCTAATCCTGACAAGATTAAGCACACTTGTTGAAGTATTAAATGTACTAAAAATTCGTCATTCTCTGTTGATTTTTACCGATTTTAGAAAGCTTATTCGTCTCGAATCGTCGGGTTAGAGTGTCTTAATCTACCATCGTTCGCAAATAAAATGATGGCAATATTTAAACTCGCCCTTAGACCCAAACTCTACGATagggtaaaaataaattaataaaaataatataacgtaaaaaaattgtacttttagaTAATGATACATGAAAATTTGGAATCTCTTTATAAGGTAGTACCGAAAGAGTACCTAACCAGTGAGTATGGCGGCACAGTGGGAACTATACCGGATTTATTGAGTAATTTGCAAATAACTTTGCCTTTTGATTTAACTGTGACTTACATTTGCAGAGAAATGGGATAAAGCAATAGAAAGTCATAAGGATTATCTCGAGAAAAGTTATGAAAGCGTTTCCTTGGAGCATCTGCGTCCAGTGGACATGACAGACGAGAAATACGGAGCTTTCGGAGTCGATGGgactttcaaaaaattggcAATCGATTGAGCATATCCACTGTTTTTGTAATAGGagtacaaataaatatttttcattactacattcttaatttattttattggatTAGTACAACCTCATCGAAGATCAAATAAAAGAGGACTTCGAATGGGTCAAGACTTGAAAAGGCAAGCAATTTTtagctaaaattaattatggtAAAAACTTCAAATGAGGTAACTTTAGACGCCACAATTAATCCATCAATCGGTTTCATCCACAAGGTTAACACGATTGCAAATTTTGTTGATCACACGACATGAcgatgtacagggtgatttataaTAGGTGTAAAAAACTTTGACATCGTGTCCAGGAAGTCATTTTAAGAACAAAATGTTATATAAGCATAGGtcctattttgtttatttacaaaactatatcagatttaaattttattgaaatagaaaaataaatgactgacagaaaaatattgcatataaaaattgtttaaaatgtcCTCCTTAGGCTCGAATGCAAGCATGGCACCTGGGAACCATCGAGTGGTAAACAAGCGCTATTGTTGCATCATCTTGAcgaatttcattaaatttatttgctATTTGGTCAAGTAATTGTTCACGTGTTTTTCTTTCGACATTGTAAACCAGTTGTTTCAACTGGCCCCAAAGAAAAAATCCCAGGGGTTTAAGTAGTGAGATCTTGGGGGCCAAGCAATAAAACGTCTATATATCAGGAAATACTACCTAGAGTATCTAGACGCCTGAAAACCGTTACCATCGCAATACCCATACAGATAAATAATATCTGCATGTTCAGCTACActaaactcatttattttgacaacTATCAACTAGTTACAATTGTTTCAGAAATTATGTTGTTTATTTCCATGGCTACTAGATTTCAAAATTGcactttaataaataatttcaataaaatttaaatctcaTGTAGTTCTGTAAATAAACCAAATAGGACCTATGTATATTCATataacttttttcttaaaatgactTCCCGAACACGATGTCAAAGTTTTTTACACCTATTacaaatcaccctgtatttatgaTAGTATCTGTATAATTATGCTTACTTCAAAATTGCTAAAGCTATAACggtttgaaattaaattaaattacaagcaaatttttatcaattagTTTTAAGAATCTAAAATCCAAAATAACCACGACCACGGAAACTTTTTAACTGGGCTTTCTACCTCAAGGTAGCCTACTAAGATTTCTgctattcaatttttgaataattaattgaactCAAGTAAATCACACGACACGTGTTTATGTTCTTGTCCTGTCTGTACCGTCAaccataattaattaaacgcAACGAAAGCAGTTCTCATTGGTACATTTCAGGTTAAACTTTCTTCCATAATTATCCTATGAAATATCACTTGCTGAGTTGCTGTCCCACTTTGCCTTCGTCCCTTCGCACAAAACGCAAGTCGAAACTGTGTACACTTAATAACCGTGTAGAAACACAAAAATGGACTTGTTGATGGTAACTCCcgacgaaaaaaagagaaTTCGTGAGTACTACAACCTCAGCGAGGATCAAATAAAAGAAGACGTTGAACGGATCAAATCCTGGAAAGAGAAACAACCTCATCTACCCTACGATGTGACAGGTTTGCATTTTAATTAGATATTTCAAACCTCCCATTAGGATGAGGACATTGGGATGTCTTGCAAGTCTCGGTAGTAACTCTACATTGTTTTcctatataaattaaaattacaacatacaaaaaaaatgcacaAGGAGTAAAAATGTTACTAATTCGTGTATACTCATATTTCAGACGAATTCATCGAGATAGTGCTACTAAGAAATAAAGTCCGAATGGAACGGACCAAACAGAAACTGGACAACTATTTTTCCTTACGTTGGTACCTCAAAGACCTCATTGAAAATATGGAAAACATAATTCCATCGCAACAAGTAAAGTACGagttaaatagttatttgtacaattagttatgaaagtcatactttttttacgaatttgcagattgattgagttaatcaagcaaataagtgaaaaaaagagactttcataacgtgttgtacacactatttttttgcacatcgaaaaaaGTTGGGAaatttgctttgacaatcatctccaaggagatgtaataaaatgatgcaaaaaagtactacattcactacgatttttcgtgtaaaaaagtgttactttcactacgattttgcgtgtaaaaaagtgccactttaattacgatatgcaaaaaaaagatatattttttatgaaatctCTCTTAAATTTCAGCACGTGCCTCCCCATGCCGAAACTAACTCCAAGTTTAGAACGAATAGTTATCGTAAAATTTCTAGACACAGATCCGGATCGATACAGCATCCCTAATttcataaaacttcattttgcAATTGAAGAATTGTGTCTGCGACACGATTATTCAATCGGAACCAGATTTGTTTATGATTTTGAAGGTACCGTTTTGAAACATACACTGAAATGGAATCCCATAACTTTGGCAAAATTTATGACATACATAGAGGTACAAACCAAACTAAATAATTAAACTTCAGATTTCTTAACTTTCATTTAGAGGTCCTACTCCTGTCGAATTCTCGGATTTGAGTTTATCAATTGCTCCACGTTTCTGAACAAAATCATAGCAGTATTGAAAGTTGTGATGAGGGCGAAGATCTacgaaaaagtaaaaaattatgtgtaaAACTCGATTCACGTTAAAGTGGTTGTATTTTTAGGTGACGATTCATGAAGATATGGCATCTGTACACAAGGTTATACCGAAAGAGTGTTTACCAAAAGAATATGGCGGCACCATGGAAAACATTCCAGATTTAATAAGTAATCTTCAGGAGAATATGGACTGATTGCAtttgatcttttttttttgcagaaaaatgGGACGAAATGATGAAGAATCATCACGagtttttcgtaaaaaattataaaaatgttctcTTGAGCACGTCCTTGGAAGAGCTGCGCCCATTGGACGTCAACGACCAGGGAGGGTTCGGAGTGGATGGTACTTTCAGGAAATTACAAATCGATTAATTCATGCTTGGGGGGgtttaatgaaatgaataaaaataaagtaattaaataaaaataagttgtGGTGGTTAAGCGACGAGTAAAGTATAGTCGAAGAGAAATTGaagtcattttttttaaactaaatattttaatatcgtgcatttaacaaaaataaaaagtgacCTCATTAGTTTTTGCACAATGATGTCaccatcattttttttaaatgacaacccccattttttcttctatttttgatagaccttcctactacctaaacgatgaataaaaaaaaattggtaccttacataacaatttttttgagaaaatggaaaattttacttcaatttaatttttaatggaaaaaattttaattgatctcaaataaattcaaacaaacatctaacgttaacaataaaatttaacgcaaatgttgaaattaatcCCGGCCAACTATTTGGCACttaccgacactttgtacactgcgctcaataatgtcagggcttttcgttccatttcagcgcgaattttCTGCTGTAAATCTTCTaatgtttggtctattaaaataaatctgctattttaaataatcccatacaaaaaaaatatatactaaaaattaaattaaattttttaaataaaaattgtcattttctcaaaaaaattgttatgtaaggtaccaatttttttcattcatcgtttaggtaagAGAAATGTCtatcaaaaagagaagaaaaaagtaagagttgtcatttaaaaaaattggtgatgaggTCATTGCGGAAAAACCAGTGccgtcatttaaacaagttgcAGGTCACAGGttggcatttttcaaaataaaattgacctgtaCGAGCGATTTTCCTGAAAACATCACATAATGCCATTATGAATTTTGtcccaaactttatgttcacactgtatattgaTACATatattgcaaaataaaacttcaCCGTCACTTGGAGAAGGACATCATCTTCAAATTTATGAACTTTTTTAGTTTCTCATTCACACAAGAACATCTTTTCTAAATTAATTGCcgcagaaaaaataatagtagtttatttgacaagttcttgtgtaaattggggttttttggcacgagtgggcctcgtttcactcgcgttttaaaggcccacgagtgccaaaaaagcccaattgacacacgaacgagttgaatacgtttttttgttcgacgagctccttaaaggctccaaatcgcttaaaatctttaaaattagcttgacgtttctttTTGACAAGtcgtgacatttatcaaaatccgttcacataggagaaaattctcaaattctaacagtgtcgaacaaaaaaaattatttaacaatacTGGAAacagtaaataataatttattttagcacAATTCCAGTGAATTCCGTGCAAAGGAGTTCTTACAGATTATAAAGAGCGTTCAAAGAAACTGTGGCCAAGTGGCCTagtgcttgcttttgtttgcGTTGACGTGTGGTGTAATTTaataagttgtcaaatcaTAGATGTCATGCGTCATTTACTCATCGAAAAAGCAACGAAAATTTTCGTGACACGATTATTTCAGTTACGTTAAATGACGAACAAAGCGAGgttatacagtgcgttttttAAGGCTGGCCagagggttttacatgctaatttttcaaccccctcatttacttcattttgtaatacctaaatggttgtaatagacaatttacaaataaaatgttatttgcaaaaaatagtgtgaacaataatattttacatttaataacgatagattcattatttatgttataacaaGGTTCTTTACttcagtaaaaattaaatgaaatgttcaaaatgggtTCCAGAGGCAGTTAAGCAATCACACAATCAATACATATCAAAATTAGAAAtgtcaggtgaaattttaacctactgaaaatttaaaattggaacaaacggaattaaaaaaatgtctttttgcTAACTTATTCCTTGCTtctggttattaaattgaaattgtttcaatacattatcatatcccacaactttactacaaaactgggttgaatattttcatgaggacaaaagttaacagagggttgaaaaattagcatgtaaaaccctatggccagtcttaaaaaaactcactgtatagcTGAAGTTAACGTCAAACGATCGACCAGCTTGACcacgaattttttaaacactcGATACTTGTTTAGATCAtctcaatttaaataaattcccgAAGGGTCCTATATTTTGGACTGTTGTCTTATCAACAACCAACCAAAGGCGTGTAGAGtgagaaaacaacaaataagtTTTTCAATGCTTGCATTGGCCGAGAAATGGAACGAAgtaggtacagtcgatggacaaataaaactgggacaaaaatgacaatcacataagtcaaaatttactaatttgcatcgtttaaatacggctttgtcacaaataggttaactttcgTATGACATATTCTATAgatactgacaaatatattgacaattcaatggtctgatttacatagattaaattttaagtgtcccagttttatttgtccaccgaccgtacatagTGAAAAATCGCAGTGATAAAAAAACTTAccaaaatgtaaaaacatAACAATCGACTAGACAATATTCAcctgaaatgaaaaatgttcactgTCAGGTGACAGAAGCGTCATCAATAAACTTgtgttattacttattactattattttataaaacctgaacaaaataaatttcccGTTTCGGGTCaagttcaatttaaattattttcttctctttaaaaaatgtaattacgaTTGTGTACTCTGTACTATTCTATTAATTTGATGTTATTAAAGCAAAAATATAAGAAACagagagcaaaaaaaaatcatcggtCTATGGCTCGATTTATTTTCGGATTAGCTCAAGGCAGCGTACTAGGATTTATGTTTTCGATATAGTGAacgataaaatataaattacaaaaagatttttttctacttcggtctcacaatgagcattttgtgacaccgaaaacagtttcacGATAGCTATTTACAGTCGAGTGTGGGAAGTTACATTTTGCAGCGCTAAGTTTCATTTGAAACACGACGCGCAGCGGAGTGTTTCATAAACTGAGCGTTGCAAAATGTTTCACACACAAGGTATGTATAATGCTTTTTGGCCGacgctttttaatttaaaatgttaaaaacaattactatttttcgaattttaatggaacgcacccaagaattgtcaaatgtaaggtaGAACCGACAGCTGGCGTTGctattttgatttcttttagattttattttctaaaactaattgaatttaaaatgtatacaTATTGTTCTCCTAAAACTCAGCttcatgaatttaaaattgtgtattacTTCTACGTTTCTAAAGTTTAAAAGCAaggattatttactttgccgcATAGTATGCGGGAAAAATTCACCATCGCACAGCTGccgtaaaaacaaagtttcatGTGACGTGAACAGTGcgtatttgcaaagtttccatCACAGGAGGCCAAAAAGGTTTTTATCCACTCAAATGATTACAGCACGCGCCTGCGGCTTGTGCTACAACCTTCATTTTCGTGGATAAAAACCTTCTTTACTTGCTCatgtaataatatactattatgtaataattatgtttacaaaagtttaattcaattaaatCGAATAAAATTGCTGTTGATGGTGTTTGTGGggtaaagaaattaattaagcGCAACCAACACTTCTCATTATTACATTTGACGTTCACCAAGTCTCGACATTGTAAAATAGCAGGTGCTCCCTGAAACATCCATATTTTGGTAGAAACGTGAAAATGGATTTATTGGCGGTAACTcctgaagaaaaaaagaaaattcgcGACTACTTCAACCTTAATGAGGACGAAATAAAAAGAGACGTCACAATAATCAAAGAATGGAAAGAAAAGCAACCCCATCTACCCTACGATATGACAGGtttgcattttaattaaacatttcaaaCCTCCCTCTTGGACAAGTTTCACTTTTTAAATCccaaatcaaattattttgtttgtattcAAAGATATTCAAAAATAGAGAACGACGTTAGGATGTCTTGCGAGTGTCAGTAACAGCTCTACAATGTATGTCTGTGCAAATTACAATTTGTGTTTCAGTTCGgatttattcaaaaacatCCTACGGCTTTGCTCGCGAATGTAAAGTTGAATTTTTAGTTGAAAGTCTTTCCAAAAGCTCGCCTTTGTCTAAACTGTTGTATTAAGCTATTCCCTGTCAATTATTGGAGCATCGtaaaacaatagttattttcatatgagtagcgctgtcagataACTTTTTaggtatgaggccgaagtttgaagcacgaggTGTTAACCGAGTGATGAAAAAtaggccgaatacctgaaaactgacagGGCACGAATATCgaataacgtttttcgtgttcgtttgggcaaagtcttaaaaaacattaattaattgtaaattttgaggttatctttgacagatgtcaagttaggtatataaccgggaaagtttatatatttagttatagaCCACTTTGCCGGTTATGCatctcaggaaacgaacacgaaaagaTAAGTAGCTACAGTCAACGTAAACAAACTTATGTCCATTTCAAAAATCAACTTATTTAAccgaaattaattacaaattatgacATTCCAACCGTTTCACAAACCTTTTTCTGGGCCCTTTCTCGTCATATCATTCTTGTGCGACCCCTTTGCGTGCTTAGTGGCGTAAAATTAAGGTCCTTCTAAAACAAGTTAGGCACTTGTTCACGCTCTCAACCTCTTATGGACTAAAAATTTCACCaatttttgtacatttcagATGACTTCATCGAAAAAATTCTAATGAGAAATAAATTTCGGGTGGAACGGACCAAGCAGAAGTTGGACAACTACTACTCCTTGCGTGGTCACCTCAAAGACCTCTTTCAAAATATGGAAAACACAATTCCGTCACGAGAAACGAcgtaaaacttaaaaaaaaaaaaacatacaatTTGTTTCGTGTCCTCCTCTTAAATTTCAGTTTCTGCCTTCCCATACCGAAACTGACCCCAAATTTGACAAGGGTGGTCATCATTAAAATTGCAGAGACCGATCCGAATCGCTATAACACCCCTGACTTTATAAAACATCATTTAGCCATCCAAGAACTATGTTTGCAGTACGATTACTCAATTGGAACccggtttatttatgacatGGAACTTTGCACCCTCAAACATACACTAAAATGGGACGTTTCAGCTTTTGCACAATTGGCAACACTCGTCGAGGTTTAGACTGAACCGTTAAACTTTGCGTTTCTTAATCAATTCCTATTCATTTTAGAGGACCTACTCGTGCAGAATCTTCGGATATGAGTTCATAAATTGCTCAACATTTGTGAATAAAATCATGGCAATGTTGAGAGTTATTTTGAGAGCCAAAATCTACGAAagggtaaaaaaaaaacaaatgtaaaaCTACTAACTTTCAAGTGATTGTACTTTTAGGTGACGATTCATAAGGACATAACGTCTTTACACAGCGTAGTAGCGAAAGAGTGTTTACCAAAAGAATATGGCGGCACTTTGGACAGCAGTCCAGATCTGCTgagtaatttttgtgaaaatgtagAATCACTATGTTTCGTCGTtatttttgcagaaaaatgGGACGAAGTGATCACGAATCATAaggatttttttgtgaaaaattacgaaaatattttgttgggCACGTCTTTGGAAGAGTTGCGCCCGTTGGACCTCAAAACAAAGGACCAAGGAGTATTCGGAGTCGATGGtactttcaaaaaattacaaatcgatTAACTAATACCAGGGATGGGTTGAATTAAATACTAAGTTATGTCGCAGTTAACAGCGGTTTAGTTAGGTGGTAGGTTTAGTTAAGTGCTAGATCTAGTTAGAGACAAATTCaagtttttttgcaaaaaataaataaacattctGCATGCATTACATTATAAATTATCagttataataccacgagtagtcaaagattgtcgaatatttttgtggtggtatCACGAATGGTCATTGGCTTTATGAACACCATGAGTGCGTAGCACGAATGGTGTTCAAAAGCGTAATGACCATAAGTGATACCatcggaaaaatattctactatctttgactacgagttgtattcaacagactattcaatgaaccaaatcaatgattaaaataaaaattttcaaagctaGTTCGCAAATCTGCGTTACACATGATTTCATTGCTCAGTTAACTTcgtaagaaagtaataatttctttgaataaaaataataatcaaggtttgtttaaaatattcgcctcgaccactagtggaatagtcagttatattttcacgagtggaatattcgcTGGAATTTTCTGTTGCTAGACTACGAAAGTACATGTCTGCTcttttattggttaatatttgaaaaataacaggtgaattgaatagtcaaaaaaattcaaaataattttcaaaaaaatattcaaaatattaggaattttttaagatttttttttaatctttgaCTACAAACTCAAAAGTCGTAGACCTACACAAAAACTAC comes from the Tenebrio molitor chromosome 9, icTenMoli1.1, whole genome shotgun sequence genome and includes:
- the LOC138139037 gene encoding retinol-binding protein pinta-like, producing the protein MDLLLVTPEEKKKIHEYYNVDEKEIKEDVMMIKSWKEKQPHLPDTLTDDLIEKILLRNKFRVERTKHKLDNYYSLRGLYKDLIQNLEKVIPSQEATTYLPLPKLTPNLERLVIVKIMDADPDHYEVIDLVKFTIAVQEVRLLYDHDVGTRIIYDAKGVTLRHMMKWNPLILTRLSTLVEKAYSSRIVGLECLNLPSFANKMMAIFKLALRPKLYDRIMIHENLESLYKVVPKEYLTSEYGGTVGTIPDLLKKWDKAIESHKDYLEKSYESVSLEHLRPVDMTDEKYGAFGVDGTFKKLAID
- the LOC138139036 gene encoding retinol-binding protein pinta-like; this encodes MDLLMVTPDEKKRIREYYNLSEDQIKEDVERIKSWKEKQPHLPYDVTDEFIEIVLLRNKVRMERTKQKLDNYFSLRWYLKDLIENMENIIPSQQVNTCLPMPKLTPSLERIVIVKFLDTDPDRYSIPNFIKLHFAIEELCLRHDYSIGTRFVYDFEGTVLKHTLKWNPITLAKFMTYIERSYSCRILGFEFINCSTFLNKIIAVLKVVMRAKIYEKVTIHEDMASVHKVIPKECLPKEYGGTMENIPDLIKKWDEMMKNHHEFFVKNYKNVLLSTSLEELRPLDVNDQGGFGVDGTFRKLQID
- the LOC138139035 gene encoding retinol-binding protein pinta-like, translated to MDLLAVTPEEKKKIRDYFNLNEDEIKRDVTIIKEWKEKQPHLPYDMTDDFIEKILMRNKFRVERTKQKLDNYYSLRGHLKDLFQNMENTIPSRETTFCLPIPKLTPNLTRVVIIKIAETDPNRYNTPDFIKHHLAIQELCLQYDYSIGTRFIYDMELCTLKHTLKWDVSAFAQLATLVERTYSCRIFGYEFINCSTFVNKIMAMLRVILRAKIYERVTIHKDITSLHSVVAKECLPKEYGGTLDSSPDLLKKWDEVITNHKDFFVKNYENILLGTSLEELRPLDLKTKDQGVFGVDGTFKKLQID